One part of the Flavobacterium johnsoniae UW101 genome encodes these proteins:
- a CDS encoding Cas9 inhibitor AcrIIA9 family protein produces MKGSEKFKTRIEGFLKGKSLSDAAFAPMLEKASKNVENCLKYIISEVKKTGECAFDDSEIFDMAVTYYTDDTIGNLPDIRCRVTTNQPKEADLFSAPAPIAENAKQVIPDAPVPATDIPLQKTAKQAQTTLTLFDL; encoded by the coding sequence ATGAAAGGTTCAGAAAAATTCAAAACAAGGATAGAGGGTTTCCTGAAAGGGAAATCGCTCTCGGATGCGGCTTTTGCACCGATGCTAGAAAAGGCTTCAAAGAATGTGGAAAACTGCCTTAAATACATCATCTCAGAAGTAAAGAAAACGGGAGAGTGCGCATTTGACGACAGCGAGATTTTCGACATGGCGGTAACATACTACACCGATGACACTATCGGAAACCTCCCCGACATAAGATGCAGAGTGACCACAAATCAGCCTAAAGAGGCTGATTTGTTCTCCGCTCCCGCCCCTATTGCAGAAAATGCCAAACAGGTTATTCCCGATGCACCTGTTCCTGCAACAGACATTCCCTTGCAAAAGACCGCCAAACAGGCACAGACAACCCTAACGCTTTTTGACCTATGA